Proteins from a genomic interval of Streptomyces sp. SID8374:
- the cimA gene encoding citramalate synthase, which translates to MTTKANATDDSFHVFDTTLRDGAQREGINLTVADKLTIARHLDTFGVGYIEGGWPGANPRDTEFFARAQQEIAFENAQLVAFGATRRAGGSAATDPQVQALLNSGAPVVTLVAKAHDRHVELALRTTLDENLEMVRDTVSHLREQGRRVFVDCEHFFDGYRANAEYAKSVVRVAYEAGAEVVILCDTNGGMLPAQVQAVVSTVIADTGARLGIHAQDDTGCAVANTLAAVDAGATHVQCTANGYGERVGNANLFPVVAALELKYGMKVLPEGALAEMTRISHAIAEVVNLTPSTHQPYVGVSAFAHKAGLHASAIKVDPDLYQHIDPELVGNTMRMLVSDMAGRASIELKGKELGVDLGDDRALVGRVVERVKERELQGYTYEAADASFELLLRGEVEGRARRYFRTESWRAIVEDRPDGTHANEATVKLWAKGERIVATAEGNGPVNALDRALRVALERIYPQLAKLELVDYKVRILEGRTGTESTTRVLITTGDGDADWATVGVAENVIAASWQALEDAYTYGLLRAGVEPTE; encoded by the coding sequence ATGACCACCAAGGCCAACGCCACCGACGACAGTTTCCATGTCTTCGACACCACACTGCGCGACGGTGCTCAGCGTGAGGGCATCAACCTGACGGTCGCCGACAAGCTGACCATCGCCCGGCACCTGGACACCTTCGGCGTCGGGTACATCGAGGGCGGCTGGCCGGGTGCCAACCCGCGCGACACCGAGTTCTTCGCCCGGGCCCAGCAGGAGATCGCATTCGAGAACGCCCAGCTGGTGGCGTTCGGCGCGACCCGCAGAGCCGGTGGCAGCGCGGCGACGGACCCCCAGGTGCAGGCGCTCCTGAACTCCGGTGCCCCGGTGGTCACGCTGGTCGCCAAGGCGCACGACCGCCATGTGGAGCTGGCCCTGCGCACCACCCTGGACGAGAACCTGGAGATGGTCCGCGACACCGTCTCCCACCTGCGTGAACAGGGCCGCCGGGTCTTCGTGGACTGCGAGCACTTCTTCGACGGCTACCGGGCCAACGCCGAGTACGCCAAGTCCGTGGTCCGTGTGGCGTACGAGGCGGGCGCCGAGGTCGTCATCCTCTGCGACACCAACGGCGGCATGCTCCCCGCCCAGGTCCAGGCGGTCGTCTCCACGGTCATCGCGGACACCGGGGCCCGGCTCGGCATCCACGCCCAGGACGACACGGGCTGTGCGGTCGCCAACACCCTGGCGGCCGTGGACGCGGGCGCCACCCACGTCCAGTGCACGGCCAACGGCTACGGCGAGCGCGTCGGCAACGCCAACCTCTTCCCCGTGGTCGCGGCCCTGGAGCTGAAGTACGGCATGAAGGTGCTGCCCGAGGGCGCGCTCGCCGAGATGACCCGGATCTCGCACGCCATCGCGGAGGTCGTCAACCTCACCCCCTCCACCCACCAGCCGTACGTGGGTGTCTCGGCCTTCGCCCACAAGGCCGGGCTGCACGCCTCCGCGATCAAGGTCGACCCCGACCTGTACCAGCACATCGACCCGGAGCTGGTCGGCAACACCATGCGGATGCTGGTCTCCGACATGGCGGGCCGCGCCTCCATCGAGTTGAAGGGCAAGGAGCTGGGCGTCGACCTCGGCGACGACCGCGCCCTGGTCGGCCGGGTCGTGGAGCGGGTCAAGGAGCGCGAACTCCAGGGCTACACCTACGAGGCCGCCGACGCCTCCTTCGAACTCCTGCTGCGCGGCGAGGTGGAGGGCAGGGCCCGGCGCTACTTCCGTACGGAGTCCTGGCGGGCGATCGTCGAGGACCGCCCCGACGGCACCCACGCCAACGAGGCCACGGTGAAGCTCTGGGCCAAGGGCGAGCGCATCGTCGCCACCGCCGAGGGCAACGGCCCGGTCAACGCCCTGGACCGGGCCCTGCGCGTCGCCCTGGAGCGGATCTACCCCCAGCTCGCCAAGTTGGAGCTGGTCGACTACAAGGTCCGTATCCTGGAAGGCCGTACGGGCACCGAGTCCACCACCCGGGTCCTGATCACCACGGGCGACGGCGACGCCGACTGGGCCACCGTGGGCGTCGCGGAGAACGTCATCGCCGCGTCCTGGCAGGCGCTGGAGGACGCGTACACCTACGGGCTGCTCCGCGCGGGTGTGGAGCCCACCGAGTAA